The Streptomyces sp. NBC_00102 genome segment GTATGCGGCATGGACCGCATGGTAGGCGGGACACCGGTTACGTCGCTCCGGGTTCATGTCGACGTAACACTCCCAGCGGCTTCGTCACTGCGGCGAAACACCGAGCGGCATCCGTGGAAACGGTGCTCCGCCAATCTTCTGGCGCATAAGGCCCGCACCTTTTCCCAGTGGTCCCGCAGCCTTCCCCCGCACGCCGCGGCCGCTCCGACGACGAGGAGACGCCGATGCCCCCAGGCATCACGACGCTTGCCGCAGACACCCCTCAGCTGTCTGCCGCCAACACCGGGTTCATGCTCATCTGCTCGGCCCTGGTGATGCTCATGACCCCGGCCCTGGCCTTCTTCTACGGAGGCATGGTCCGCGTCAAGAGCAGCCTGAACATGCTGATGATGAGCTTCATCAGCCTCGGGATCGTGACGATCCTGTGGGTGCTCTACGGATTCAGCCTCGCCTTCGGCACCGACGCCGGCTCCATCATCGGCTGGTCGTCCGACTACGTCGGCCTCAGCGGCATCGGACTGAACGAGCTCTGGGACGGCTACACCATCCCGGTGTACGTCTTCGCCGTCTTCCAGCTGATGTTCGCCATCATCACCCCCGCCCTGATCAGCGGTGCTCTCGCCGACCGCGTGAAGTTCACCGCCTGGGCGCTCTTCATCACCCTCTGGGTGACCGTGGTCTACTTCCCCGTCGCCCACTGGGTCTGGGGTGCCGGCGGCTGGCTCTTCGAGCTGGGCGTCATCGACTTCGCCGGTGGTACGGCCGTCCACATCAACGCGGGTGCCGCCGCCCTCGGCGTGATCCTCGTGATCGGCAAGCGCGTCGGCTTCAAGCGTGACCCGATGCGGCCGCACAGCCTGCCGCTCGTCATGCTCGGCGCCGGTCTCCTGTGGTTCGGCTGGTTCGGCTTCAACGCAGGTTCCTGGCTCGGCAACGACGACGGCGTCGGCGCCGTGATGTTCGTCAACACGCAGGTCGCCACCGCCGCCGCCATGCTCGCCTGGCTCGGATACGAGAAGCTGCGCCACGGCTCCTTCACCACCCTCGGTGCCGCCTCCGGCGCCGTCGCCGGCCTCGTCGCCATCACCCCCTCGGGCGGTGCGGTCAGCCCGCTCGGCGCCATCGCCGTCGGTGCCATCGCGGGTCTCCTCTGCGCCATGGCCGTCGGCCTGAAGTACAAGTTCGGCTACGACGACTCGCTCGACGTCGTCGGAGTCCACCTCGTCGGCGGTGTCGTCGGCTCCCTGCTCATCGGGTTCTTCGCCACCGGCGGGGTCCAGTCCGACGCCAAGGGCCTCTTCTACGGCGGCGGTCTCGACCAGCTCGGCAAGCAGGCCGTAGGAGTCTTCTCCGTCCTGGCCTACTCTCTGGTGGTGTCCGCGGTCCTCGCCTTCCTGATCGACAAGACGATCGGGATGCGGGTCGCCGAGGACGACGAGATCTCCGGCATCGACCAGGTCGAACACGCCGAGACCGCGTACGACTTCAGTGGAGCCGGCGGCGGCGCGGCCTCCCGCACCGCGGCACCGGTTCTGGACACCCCGGCAGCTCCGACCAAGAAGGTGGACGCATGAAGCTCATCACGGCGGTCGTGAAGCCCCACCGGCTGGACGAGATCAAGGAGGCCCTGCAGGCCTTCGGCATCCAGGGGCTGACGGTGACCGAGGCCAGCGGCTACGGTCGCCAGCGCGGACACACCGAGGTCTACCGCGGTGCCGAGTACACCGTCGACCTCGTACCGAAGATCCGCATCGAGGTCCTCGTCGAGGACGAGGACTCCGAACAGCTCATCGACGTCGTCGTGAAGGCGGCCCGCACCGGCAAGATCGGTGACGGCAAGGTCTGGAGCGTGCCGGTCGAGACGGCGGTCCGTGTACGGACCGGCGAACGCGGCCCGGACGCTCTCTGACACCGACGCCCGTGGAACGGAAGGCAGCTGGGTGACGAGTACCGAAGTGACCACCGAAACCGAAGACTCGGGACCCAGCGGCTACGCGGCGGCCCGGCTGCGCCTCCTCCAGCAGGAGGCGCGGTCCGGGCCGCCGCGCCGTTCGGCCCTCGCCCGCCTCACGGACGACTGGCTGAACGGCCTCTTCACCGCGGCGGCCGAACACGCGGGCGTACGCGGCGCGGCCCTCGTCGCCGTCGGCGGCTACGGCCGCGGTGAACTCTCCCCGCGCAGCGACCTCGATCTGCTCCTGCTCCACGACGGCTCGGCCGACGCCGCGGCCGTCTCCGCACTCGCGGACCGCCTGTGGTACCCCGTCTGGGACCTGGGCCTCGCGCTCGACCACTCCGTACGCACCCCGCCGGAGGCACGCAAAGCCGCCGGCGAAGACCTCAAGGTCCACCTCGGCCTGCTGGACGCCCGCGCGGTCGCCGGCGACGTGGGCCTCGTCACCGCGCTGCGCACCCACGTCCTCGCCGACTGGCGCAACCAGGCTCCCAAGCGGCTGCCCGCCCTCCACGAGCTCTGCCAGGAACGGGCCGAACGCATGGGCGAGCTCCAGTTCCTCCTCGAACCCGACCTCAAGGAGGCCCGCGGCGGCCTCCGCGACGCCACCGCCCTGCGCGCCGTCGCCGCCTCCTGGGTGGCCGACGCCCCCCGCGAAGGACTCGGAGAAGCCCGCCGCGTCCTCCTCGACACCCGCGACGCCCTGCACCTCGTGACCGGCCGGGCCACCGACCGGCTCGCCCTCCAGGAACAGGACCAGGTCGCCGAGGCGCTCGGCCTGCTCGACGCCGACGCCCTGCTCCGCCAGGTGTACGAGGCCGCCCGTACCGTCAGTTACGCCTCCGACGTCACCTGGCGCGAGGTCGACCGCGTCCTGCGCGCCCGCTCGACGCGGCCCCGGCTGCGCGCGATGCTCGGCGGCGCCAGGCCCGCGCCCGAACGCACCCCGCTCGCCGAAGGGGTGGTCGAGGCGGACGGCGAGGTCGTCCTCGCCCGCTCCGCCCGTCCTGAGCGCGACCCCGTGCTGACCCTGCGGGCGGCGGCGGCCGCCGCCGAGTCCGGGCTCCCGCTCTCCCGGCACCTGGTGCGCCACCTCGCCGGAGCGGCCGCACCCCTCTCCGTACCCTGGCCGCCCGAGGCACGCGAGGAGCTGGTCACCCTGCTCGGTGCGGGCGAGGCGACCGTCGCGGTGTGGGAGGCCCTCGAAGCGGAGGGCATCGTCACCCGGCTGCTGCCCGACTGGGAGCGCGTCCACTGCCGGCCCCAGCGCAACGCCGTGCACACCTGGACCGTCGACCGCCACCTCGTCGAGACCGCCGTCCGCGCCGCCTCCCTGACCCGCCGCGTCGGCCGCCCCGACCTGCTCCTGGTCGCCGCCCTGCTGCACGACATCGGCAAGGGCTGGCCCGGCGACCACTCCGTCGCCGGCGAGGTCATCGCCCGCGACATGGCCACCCGCATCGGCTTCGACAAGGCCGACGTCGCCGTCGTCGCCACCCTCGTACGGCAGCACCTGCTGCTCATCGAGACCGCGACCCGCCGCGACCTGGACGACCCCGACACCGTCTCCTCGGTCGCCGAGGCCGTCGGCTCCCCGTCCACCCTGGAGCTGCTCCACGCGCTCACCGAAGCCGACGCGCTGGCCACCGGACCCGCCGCCTGGAGCACCTGGCGCGCCTCCCTCGTCGACGACCTCGTCGGACGGGTGGCGGCCGTCCTGGCCGGCGAGGCACCCGCCGACCCCGGGCCCGCCGTGCCCGACGCCGAACAGGAGCGCCTCGCCGTCGAGGCGCTGCGCACCCGCGAACCCGTCCTCGCCCTGCACACCCAGCCCGAGCCGCCCTCCGAGACCGGCGAACCGGGACCGGTCGGCGTCGAACTCCTCATCGCGCTGCCGGACCGGCCCGGGGTCCTGCCCGCCGTCGCCGGGGTGCTCGCCCTGCACCGCCTCACCGTCCGCGCCGCCGACCTGCGTGCCGTCGAGCTCCCCACCGAGCTGGGCGAGTCCGCCGACCTGCTGCTGCTCAGCTGGCGGGTGGCCGCCGAGTACGGAGCGCTGCCGCAGGCGTCCCGGCTCCGCGCCGACCTCCTGCGGGTGCTCGACGGGGGGCTGGACATCCAGGCCCGCCTCGCCGAACGCGAGTCCGCCTATCCCCGGCGGCGCGGCATCAAGGCCCCGCCGCCCCGGGTCACGGTCGCCTCCGCCGCCTCGCGCCAGGCCACGGTCATCGAGGTCCGCGCGCAGGACGCCCCGGGGCTGCTGCACCGGATCGGCCAGGCCCTGGAGGACAGCGCGGTACGGGTGCGCTCGGCCCACGTCGCGACGCTGGGCGCCAACGCGGTGGACACCGTGTACGTCACACGCGTGGACGGGACGGTCCTCTCCGACGAGGAGGCCGCCACCGTGGCGAAGTCTCTGGAG includes the following:
- a CDS encoding P-II family nitrogen regulator, which encodes MKLITAVVKPHRLDEIKEALQAFGIQGLTVTEASGYGRQRGHTEVYRGAEYTVDLVPKIRIEVLVEDEDSEQLIDVVVKAARTGKIGDGKVWSVPVETAVRVRTGERGPDAL
- a CDS encoding [protein-PII] uridylyltransferase, giving the protein MTSTEVTTETEDSGPSGYAAARLRLLQQEARSGPPRRSALARLTDDWLNGLFTAAAEHAGVRGAALVAVGGYGRGELSPRSDLDLLLLHDGSADAAAVSALADRLWYPVWDLGLALDHSVRTPPEARKAAGEDLKVHLGLLDARAVAGDVGLVTALRTHVLADWRNQAPKRLPALHELCQERAERMGELQFLLEPDLKEARGGLRDATALRAVAASWVADAPREGLGEARRVLLDTRDALHLVTGRATDRLALQEQDQVAEALGLLDADALLRQVYEAARTVSYASDVTWREVDRVLRARSTRPRLRAMLGGARPAPERTPLAEGVVEADGEVVLARSARPERDPVLTLRAAAAAAESGLPLSRHLVRHLAGAAAPLSVPWPPEAREELVTLLGAGEATVAVWEALEAEGIVTRLLPDWERVHCRPQRNAVHTWTVDRHLVETAVRAASLTRRVGRPDLLLVAALLHDIGKGWPGDHSVAGEVIARDMATRIGFDKADVAVVATLVRQHLLLIETATRRDLDDPDTVSSVAEAVGSPSTLELLHALTEADALATGPAAWSTWRASLVDDLVGRVAAVLAGEAPADPGPAVPDAEQERLAVEALRTREPVLALHTQPEPPSETGEPGPVGVELLIALPDRPGVLPAVAGVLALHRLTVRAADLRAVELPTELGESADLLLLSWRVAAEYGALPQASRLRADLLRVLDGGLDIQARLAERESAYPRRRGIKAPPPRVTVASAASRQATVIEVRAQDAPGLLHRIGQALEDSAVRVRSAHVATLGANAVDTVYVTRVDGTVLSDEEAATVAKSLETALR
- a CDS encoding ammonium transporter, coding for MPPGITTLAADTPQLSAANTGFMLICSALVMLMTPALAFFYGGMVRVKSSLNMLMMSFISLGIVTILWVLYGFSLAFGTDAGSIIGWSSDYVGLSGIGLNELWDGYTIPVYVFAVFQLMFAIITPALISGALADRVKFTAWALFITLWVTVVYFPVAHWVWGAGGWLFELGVIDFAGGTAVHINAGAAALGVILVIGKRVGFKRDPMRPHSLPLVMLGAGLLWFGWFGFNAGSWLGNDDGVGAVMFVNTQVATAAAMLAWLGYEKLRHGSFTTLGAASGAVAGLVAITPSGGAVSPLGAIAVGAIAGLLCAMAVGLKYKFGYDDSLDVVGVHLVGGVVGSLLIGFFATGGVQSDAKGLFYGGGLDQLGKQAVGVFSVLAYSLVVSAVLAFLIDKTIGMRVAEDDEISGIDQVEHAETAYDFSGAGGGAASRTAAPVLDTPAAPTKKVDA